AAGGAGGTAAACTGATTATAAAATTAAATGACATGAGGAGGTAGGAAATGAAAAAAGTATTATTTGTATTCTTATGCTGTTTTATGCTGATGACTTTAAATGTACAGGCTCAGCAACCTGTAGAAGTAGTAGTAGATAATCATCCAGTTGTATTCACCGGACAGGAAGCTATTTATGATGATACACAAAATGTTGTATTCATTCCTTTGCATGCTGTCTGTGAAAGTCTTGGTGCAGAAGTGAAATGGGATGATGTTGCGGAAAAGGCGATTGTAAAATTAATGAATAAGACCGTTGAAGTTCCTATCAAAGATACGCAAATTACCGTTAATAGTAAAAAAGTAGATTTGGAAAATAATATCGTTGTTATGAATCAACGTATGATGGTACCTATGGAATTTATTAATAAGGTTTTAGGAAGTAAAGTAGATTGGAATAAAAGTGAAGGTTTGGTATCTATTTTTGATCGAAACAGTAAAATAAAAATGGCTAGTACAATCGGCCCAATTGATGCAGGAATTGTAGGAACCCTAGCGCAAAAATTTGAAGAAAAAACCGATGTAAATGTGGAATATTTAGGAGCAGGAACAGGAAAAGCTTTGGAAATGTCTAAAACCGGAGACTTTGATCTAGTGATGGTACATGCTAAGGCCTTAGAGGAACAATTTATCGCAGATGGTTATGGGGAAGAGCGAATTGCTGTTATGTACAATGATTTTGTCATTATAGGTCCTGCTAATGATCCTGCAGAGATTAAAGGAAGGACTGTGGCTGATGCTTTAAAGAAAATCATGGAAAATGAAATTAAGTTAGTTAGTAGGGGGGATAACTCTGGTACCCATGTAAAAGAAATGGAATTATGGGAGGAGGCGGGCCTAAGTCCTGAAGGAGATTGGTACATAGTATGGGAGGGCGGGTCACAAGGTAATTCTGCTACTTTGAAATATACTAACGAGCAGCAAGCCTATACTATGATTGACAGAGCAACCTATTTAGCTTTAAAAAATGAGATCACAATCATTCCTCTTGTGGAAGGAGAAGAGGCTCTGCTTAACTTTATTTCGGTAATACCTGTAAACCCTGAAAGATTTTCTCAAGTAAATCATTCACTAGCAATGGCATTTATTGAATTTATGACCTCCGAAGAAGGACAAACCATTATTCGTGATTTTAAGAAAGATATCTATGGGGAGCCAATGTTTTTCCCAGATTCTACAGAATGGAAAAATCTATCCAGGTAGTAAATAATAATAAAAGGTGTAGAATTAAAAAACTATCTGGCATTTAAGTATCAAATAATTTACCTAGAGAAGGGATGATAAGCATTGGAAAAAAATATATGTCCACGATGTGGTAAGGAAATAAATAATAGTAGTAATGTTTTGTATAGATGTATCAAGTGTCTTACTAAGTATTGTAAAGCGTGTGAGGAGAGCAATGAGGGTAAAAATTGTCCTCAATGTCAGTTGAGCCACCGAATGGTTCTTTCACAAGAATAAGTAAAAGTGCAAACTAAAGAATAGTGTATATATTTTAGAGGATACAATAAATATAGATATACACACAAAACGTGCTAGATTTTGGTGTTAAGGTTAATGAACAAAAGCAGTTTTCT
The sequence above is drawn from the Clostridium formicaceticum genome and encodes:
- a CDS encoding substrate-binding domain-containing protein; the encoded protein is MKKVLFVFLCCFMLMTLNVQAQQPVEVVVDNHPVVFTGQEAIYDDTQNVVFIPLHAVCESLGAEVKWDDVAEKAIVKLMNKTVEVPIKDTQITVNSKKVDLENNIVVMNQRMMVPMEFINKVLGSKVDWNKSEGLVSIFDRNSKIKMASTIGPIDAGIVGTLAQKFEEKTDVNVEYLGAGTGKALEMSKTGDFDLVMVHAKALEEQFIADGYGEERIAVMYNDFVIIGPANDPAEIKGRTVADALKKIMENEIKLVSRGDNSGTHVKEMELWEEAGLSPEGDWYIVWEGGSQGNSATLKYTNEQQAYTMIDRATYLALKNEITIIPLVEGEEALLNFISVIPVNPERFSQVNHSLAMAFIEFMTSEEGQTIIRDFKKDIYGEPMFFPDSTEWKNLSR